A DNA window from Arachis duranensis cultivar V14167 chromosome 3, aradu.V14167.gnm2.J7QH, whole genome shotgun sequence contains the following coding sequences:
- the LOC107479907 gene encoding brassinosteroid-responsive RING protein 1: protein MGFPVGYTELLFPKPVLQILSVLGYIRRLIFTFFSYTGLPNFLEPDDTDNTMPQFHPVSELLFGEILPVVKFSELVEPPERCAVCLTDFEQEDEIRRLMNCTHVFHRGCVDRWMGYDQSTCPLCRTPFIPDDFFNHGLWAASAIPEFHA, encoded by the coding sequence ATGGGATTCCCAGTGGGTTACACGGAGCTTCTGTTCCCAAAGCCTGTTCTTCAAATCCTCTCCGTATTGGGTTACATAAGAAGGTTGATTTTCACCTTCTTCAGCTACACGGGGCTCCCCAACTTCCTCGAACCCGATGACACCGATAACACAATGCCCCAATTCCACCCCGTCTCGGAGCTCCTCTTCGGAGAGATCCTTCCCGTGGTGAAGTTCTCGGAGCTGGTGGAGCCGCCTGAGAGGTGCGCCGTGTGCCTCACGGACTTCGAGCAGGAGGATGAGATCCGACGGCTGATGAACTGCACGCACGTGTTCCACCGGGGTTGTGTGGACCGTTGGATGGGTTACGATCAGAGCACGTGCCCTCTGTGCAGGACACCCTTCATTCCAGATGATTTCTTCAATCACGGCCTCTGGGCTGCTTCTGCCATTCCCGAATTTCATGcttag
- the LOC107479916 gene encoding uncharacterized protein LOC107479916, with amino-acid sequence MSSGLYSFETTFQAHSSSDMVTADGGDLAFLTDPFPFFENSTTNNDIGQHCSSNQSMFDEALSSSSVDPFSSCFFSFSPPSIHLENLSLQTNNKNNRVDPNLESDFASFSSGFDVTQVVKSEECQIGVEFDYGYNNHNHQHFFPHSYSGAENVAKYMQRSFSSNSFHGKPGNFLFQNNHSDTLNNNNNNNNMKSPSFQRHDMNSPENSAFNGQMRRVCSTGDLQKCQREGSLLEEPNFKVGRYSAEERKERISKYRAKRSQRNFNKTIKYACRKTLADNRPRIRGRFARNDEERDIIPIPNHKAPCSARDDEDEEVDFWIEGLRLHEEQEDVTVNAYGPNQFQYFRF; translated from the exons ATGTCTTCTGGTCTGTATTCATTTGAAACCACTTTCCAAGCACATTCAAGCTCAGACATGGTCACTGCTGATGGAGGAGACCTTGCTTTTCTCACTGACCCTTTTCCTTTCTTCGAAAACAGCACTACTAATAATGATATTGGTCAACACTGTTCGAGCAACCAAAGCATGTTCGATGAggctctttcttcttcttctgttgaCCCTTTTTCATcttgcttcttttctttctctcctccAAGTATTCACTTAGAAAACCTTAGCCTTCAGaccaacaacaagaacaaccGTGTTGATCCCAATTTGGAGAGTGACTTTGCAAGTTTCTCATCGGGTTTTGATGTGACACAAGTAGTGAAGAGTGAGGAGTGCCAAATCGGTGTTGAATTTGATTATggatataataatcataatcaccAACACTTTTTTCCCCACAGTTATAGCGGTGCTGAGAATGTGGCAAAATACATGCAGAGGAGTTTCAGCAGCAACTCCTTTCATGGCAAACCTGGCAATTTTCTGTTCCAAAATAATCACTCTGACACActgaacaacaacaataataataacaacatgaAATCTCCAAGTTTTCAAAGGCATGATATGAATTCACCTGAAAACAGTGCCTTCAATGGACAAATGAGGAGGGTGTGCAGCACTGGAGATTTGCAG AAGTGTCAAAGGGAAGGATCATTGTTGGAGGAACCGAATTTCAAAGTAGGGCGTTATAGTGccgaagaaagaaaagaaagaatatcaAAATATAGAGCCAAGAGAAGCCAGAGGAACTTCAACAAAACCATCAAG TATGCATGCCGAAAAACACTAGCCGACAATCGACCGCGCATACGTGGCAGATTCGCACGCAACGACGAGGAGCGCGACATTATTCCTATTCCAAATCACAAGGCTCCATGTTCAGCCCGAGATGATGAAGACGAAGAAGTCGATTTCTGG ATTGAAGGGTTGCGGTTGCATGAAGAGCAGGAGGATGTAACAGTCAACGCTTATGGACCTAATCAGTTTCAGTACTTTCGTTTCTAA